The sequence below is a genomic window from Thalassobaculum sp. OXR-137.
GGTCGCCGCGTCGGTCGCGGTGCACGGCGTTGCCCTGGCAGCCGCCATCGGCTGGTGGGGCGGTCCGCAGACGACGGCGCCGGAACCGTTCGAGGTGGTGATGGTCACCCTCACCCAGCCGAACCGGACGGCCGCGCCGGGGTCCGCCATCGCCGGCGGTCCGGCACCGCAGCCGGCCGACCGCGCGGGACCGCCGGCCGTCACCATGCCCGTCGCCGAGGCCGCCGCTCCCGCGGTCGCCGCCCCCCTGCCGTTCAGCGCACCGGCCGCAACGGACAGCCCCGCCCGCCCGGTACCGGCGCCCCTACCGGCCAAGGCGATGCCGGCGGCACCCGCCCCGGCGCCGGTCCAGGTCGCCGAAGTGCGGCCCGAGGCGGCCGCTGTCGAGCGGGTCGAGACGCCGGAGCCGGTGCCGGCCCGGATCGCAGAGCCGCCGCGTCCCGTCGCCCGCCCTGCGTCACCCTCGGCGGCACCCCCTGCCGCGCCTCCCGCCGCCGTGGCGTCACGCGAGGGCGCCGCGAAACCCGCTGCGGCATCCACCGAGACCGCCTCCCCCGCCCGAGGCGCCGGACCGGCGAGCACGCCGACCAGCGTGGCGGCATTGAGCGGACTGCGAGACGATGAGGCTGGCGGCAGCAGCCCGGCCGAGTTCTCCGTCGGCTC
It includes:
- a CDS encoding TonB family protein, with translation MPAAADRILGPAPPQPAGRPLLVALAVAASVAVHGVALAAAIGWWGGPQTTAPEPFEVVMVTLTQPNRTAAPGSAIAGGPAPQPADRAGPPAVTMPVAEAAAPAVAAPLPFSAPAATDSPARPVPAPLPAKAMPAAPAPAPVQVAEVRPEAAAVERVETPEPVPARIAEPPRPVARPASPSAAPPAAPPAAVASREGAAKPAAASTETASPARGAGPASTPTSVAALSGLRDDEAGGSSPAEFSVGSAGNPAPDYPFRARQRGWEGRVVLRVAVDRSGHPVRIAVAESSGHGVLDTAAHQTVATWVFRPARRGGQPVAGETLVPVVFRLN